In Microcoleus sp. FACHB-831, one genomic interval encodes:
- a CDS encoding SDR family oxidoreductase, which yields MAPTALITGASQGIGKATALLFAQKGYDLVLAARQPERLEEVAIAVRKSDRQVLAIPTDITDVQQVNALAEKALDFYGAIDVLINNAGICLTGPLENTSISDWQNIINTNVWGYIHTIQALLPHFLKRAEGTIVNVGSFGGKVPLPNMTAYCTSKYAITGLTETMRLELEPKGIHVGIVQPSATNSNFLERAQFRGKDEQEASTRRQQMSDLLQTPFASKSEDVAQAIWDTVKHKRSEVVVGSATTLATAYRFFPGLMQWVMQRSVQNMK from the coding sequence ATGGCTCCCACTGCACTAATTACTGGCGCTTCCCAAGGAATAGGCAAAGCAACAGCACTTCTATTTGCTCAAAAAGGTTACGATTTAGTCCTCGCAGCACGACAACCAGAACGCTTAGAAGAAGTGGCGATCGCAGTGCGAAAGAGCGATCGCCAAGTCCTTGCAATTCCCACAGATATCACCGACGTGCAACAAGTAAACGCACTCGCGGAAAAAGCATTAGACTTCTACGGCGCTATCGACGTACTAATTAATAATGCCGGAATCTGCCTGACAGGGCCACTAGAAAACACCTCAATTAGCGACTGGCAGAACATTATAAATACCAATGTGTGGGGATACATCCACACCATTCAAGCCTTGCTACCGCACTTCCTAAAACGCGCTGAAGGCACAATTGTCAACGTCGGCTCTTTTGGGGGCAAAGTACCCCTTCCCAACATGACAGCTTATTGCACTAGCAAATATGCCATCACCGGACTAACCGAAACCATGCGCCTAGAACTAGAACCAAAAGGCATTCATGTAGGTATCGTCCAACCCAGTGCAACTAACAGTAACTTCCTCGAACGAGCGCAATTTCGGGGGAAGGATGAACAAGAAGCATCAACCCGCCGCCAGCAGATGAGCGATTTGCTGCAAACCCCATTTGCGAGTAAGTCGGAAGACGTGGCGCAGGCAATTTGGGATACCGTCAAGCACAAGCGGTCTGAAGTGGTAGTCGGTTCAGCAACGACTCTCGCTACAGCTTACCGATTCTTCCCTGGCTTAATGCAGTGGGTGATGCAACGTTCTGTTCAAAACATGAAGTGA
- the acs gene encoding acetate--CoA ligase — protein sequence MSQPTIESILKEDRLFHPPEQFSQKAHIKSLEEYQQLYDRAKADPQKFWAELAEQELHWFEKWHTVLDWEPPFAKWFVGGKINISYNCLDRHLTTWRKDKPALIWEGEPGDSRTLTYAQLHGEVCQMANALKQLGVEKGDRVGIYMPMIPEAAIAMLACARIGAAHTVIFGGFSAEAVRDRLNDGQAKAVITADGGWRKDAIVPLKEQVDKALADGGVPSVKNVLVVKRTGQEVYMQLGGRDHWWHEMQQSVSTDCPAEPMDSEDLLFILYTSGSTGKPKGVVHTTGGYNLYTHMTGKWAFDLQDTDVYWCTADVGWITGHSYIVYGPLSNGATTLMYEGAPRASNPGCFWDVIEKHGVTIFYTAPTAIRSFIKMGEDLPKARNLSSLRLLGTVGEPINPEAWMWYHRVIGGERCPIVDTWWQTETGGFMVTPLPGAIATKPGSATLPFPGIMADVVDLEGESVPDNEGGYLVIKYPWPGMMRTVYGDPDRFRSTYWEHVPPKDGQYFYFAGDGARRDENGYFWVMGRVDDVINVAGHRLGTMEVESALVSHPAVAEAAVVSKPDEVKGEDIVAFVTLEGSHQPSEELSKELKQHVVKEIGAIARPGEIRFTDSLPKTRSGKIMRRLLRSLASGQEVSGDTSTLEDRGVLDKLREGT from the coding sequence ATGTCACAACCCACCATAGAATCAATCCTGAAAGAAGATCGCCTATTCCATCCACCAGAGCAATTTTCCCAAAAAGCCCACATCAAAAGCCTGGAGGAGTATCAGCAACTTTATGACCGCGCCAAGGCTGACCCCCAGAAATTTTGGGCAGAACTAGCAGAACAAGAATTGCACTGGTTTGAGAAGTGGCATACCGTGCTGGATTGGGAACCGCCCTTCGCTAAGTGGTTCGTTGGCGGCAAAATTAATATTTCCTACAACTGTCTAGATAGACACTTAACCACCTGGCGCAAGGATAAACCCGCTTTGATTTGGGAAGGCGAACCGGGAGACTCGCGAACTTTGACTTATGCACAGTTGCACGGGGAAGTTTGCCAGATGGCAAACGCGCTGAAACAACTGGGAGTGGAAAAAGGCGATCGCGTGGGTATCTATATGCCTATGATTCCAGAAGCCGCGATCGCCATGTTAGCTTGCGCCCGCATCGGTGCAGCCCACACTGTCATTTTTGGTGGCTTCAGCGCCGAAGCAGTGCGCGATCGCTTGAACGACGGACAAGCTAAAGCAGTAATCACCGCTGATGGTGGCTGGCGCAAAGATGCAATCGTTCCCCTCAAAGAACAAGTAGATAAAGCCCTCGCCGATGGTGGTGTCCCCAGCGTGAAAAACGTCCTCGTTGTCAAACGCACCGGACAAGAAGTTTATATGCAGCTAGGCGGTCGCGACCATTGGTGGCATGAAATGCAACAAAGCGTCTCAACCGATTGTCCAGCCGAACCTATGGATAGCGAAGATCTCCTGTTCATCCTCTATACCAGCGGTAGCACTGGGAAACCCAAAGGCGTCGTCCACACCACTGGCGGCTATAACCTCTATACCCACATGACGGGTAAATGGGCATTTGACCTCCAGGATACTGATGTTTATTGGTGTACCGCAGACGTAGGCTGGATTACCGGACACAGCTACATAGTTTATGGCCCCCTGTCCAACGGCGCGACTACGCTAATGTACGAAGGTGCGCCTCGTGCGTCGAATCCCGGTTGTTTCTGGGATGTGATTGAAAAACACGGTGTCACTATCTTCTACACCGCGCCTACAGCAATTCGTTCTTTCATCAAAATGGGAGAAGACCTGCCCAAAGCGCGAAATCTGTCTTCGCTGCGATTGCTGGGAACTGTGGGCGAACCGATTAACCCGGAAGCGTGGATGTGGTATCACCGAGTTATTGGCGGGGAACGTTGTCCGATTGTGGATACTTGGTGGCAAACTGAGACTGGTGGCTTTATGGTGACGCCGCTTCCGGGCGCGATCGCTACAAAACCCGGTTCTGCTACCCTTCCCTTTCCGGGAATTATGGCTGATGTTGTGGATTTGGAAGGCGAATCAGTTCCCGACAATGAAGGCGGATATTTAGTAATTAAGTACCCCTGGCCGGGAATGATGCGGACTGTCTACGGCGATCCAGATCGGTTCCGTAGCACTTATTGGGAACACGTCCCCCCCAAAGATGGGCAATATTTCTATTTTGCTGGAGATGGGGCGCGTCGCGATGAAAATGGCTACTTCTGGGTGATGGGTCGAGTGGATGATGTGATTAATGTTGCTGGCCACCGATTAGGGACGATGGAGGTTGAGTCGGCGCTGGTGTCTCATCCTGCGGTTGCTGAAGCGGCTGTGGTGAGCAAGCCTGATGAGGTGAAGGGTGAGGATATTGTTGCTTTTGTTACTTTAGAGGGCAGCCACCAGCCGAGTGAGGAACTGAGTAAGGAACTAAAGCAACACGTAGTTAAAGAGATAGGCGCGATCGCGCGTCCGGGTGAAATTCGCTTTACCGATTCTTTGCCGAAAACTCGTTCGGGTAAGATTATGCGGCGGTTGCTGCGATCGCTTGCTTCTGGTCAAGAAGTCTCCGGCGACACCTCTACATTAGAGGATCGTGGCGTACTCGACAAACTGCGGGAAGGCACATAA
- a CDS encoding AAA family ATPase codes for MELQEILRFADELVFAKTGNHLDDLQQAILRETFQGQKYAKIAQDRSCSEGYVRSSASDLWKILSEVLGEDISKTNVKSILERAKFYNSASAIGRDHVTVNNVNICPENSQSSKVTQQPQQNPTQLHLDLGDAPEIFNFYGRTEELSTLEGWIIRDRCRLVGLLGISGIGKTTLAMRLIEQTKIHFDYVIYRSLCFSPTLDATLTNLLQIFSDKAEITHNIETQLSQLLKYLRKYRCLIVLDDVQMLFSSGQLAGQYKSGYENYQLFFKRIAEVSHNSCLMLNSWEKPREVCKLEREHTPVRSLVLGSLGVAAKDILRYQKLSDEESWETLINTYQGNPLWLELTATLIQELFGSRVSEFLQYDAPILEESLQAQLDQHFQRLTQQEQAVMIQLVDENELSLPQIFNKIELAPSELLNIMRSLVMRLLVDAKEEGNATFFTLNPVLKQYVKNRYSQ; via the coding sequence ATGGAGCTTCAGGAAATCTTAAGATTTGCCGACGAGCTAGTGTTTGCCAAGACAGGAAACCACTTAGACGACCTGCAACAGGCTATCTTAAGGGAAACATTCCAAGGTCAGAAATATGCAAAAATCGCACAAGACCGTAGTTGCAGTGAAGGTTACGTTAGGAGTAGTGCTTCTGACCTATGGAAAATACTTTCAGAGGTATTAGGTGAAGATATCAGTAAAACCAATGTTAAATCAATATTGGAGAGGGCAAAATTTTACAATTCTGCATCAGCTATCGGGAGAGATCATGTAACAGTTAATAATGTCAACATTTGTCCAGAAAATTCGCAATCTTCAAAAGTCACGCAACAACCCCAGCAAAACCCAACTCAACTGCATCTAGACTTAGGCGACGCACCGGAAATATTCAACTTCTACGGACGCACCGAGGAACTCTCCACCCTGGAAGGCTGGATAATACGCGATCGCTGTCGCCTTGTCGGACTTCTGGGAATCAGTGGAATTGGCAAAACTACCCTTGCAATGCGGCTGATAGAACAAACCAAAATCCACTTCGATTACGTCATCTATCGCAGTCTCTGCTTTTCTCCAACCCTAGATGCAACCCTCACCAACCTGCTGCAAATATTCTCGGATAAAGCCGAAATTACCCATAACATCGAAACGCAACTTTCCCAACTCCTCAAATACCTACGCAAGTATCGATGTCTGATTGTCCTGGATGACGTACAAATGCTTTTTAGCAGCGGACAACTTGCAGGTCAATATAAATCTGGCTATGAAAATTATCAACTATTTTTCAAACGAATCGCAGAAGTTTCTCACAACAGTTGTTTGATGTTGAATAGTTGGGAGAAACCTAGAGAAGTTTGCAAATTAGAAAGAGAACATACCCCAGTGCGATCGCTAGTTTTAGGAAGTTTAGGTGTTGCAGCTAAAGATATTTTGAGATATCAAAAGTTATCAGATGAAGAAAGCTGGGAAACTCTAATTAATACCTATCAAGGAAATCCTCTCTGGTTAGAACTTACTGCAACTTTGATTCAAGAGTTATTTGGAAGTAGAGTTTCTGAGTTTTTGCAATATGACGCGCCAATCTTAGAGGAATCTTTGCAAGCACAACTAGACCAACACTTTCAGCGTCTAACGCAGCAAGAACAGGCGGTAATGATTCAGCTTGTAGATGAAAATGAACTTTCTTTGCCGCAAATTTTTAACAAAATAGAATTAGCTCCTTCCGAGTTATTAAATATCATGCGATCGCTCGTAATGCGATTATTAGTGGATGCAAAAGAGGAAGGCAATGCAACCTTTTTTACTCTCAATCCTGTGTTAAAACAGTATGTTAAAAATCGATATTCTCAGTAA
- a CDS encoding Uma2 family endonuclease, with product MTQTLSAATPPVSSSHIVLYGISWEMYEQLLQVFAEQPTPRMTYYKGTLELMTPLPEHETYAWTLGRLVVALSEELDLEIRGLKSTTWRSKPKAVGKEADECFYIQNEAAVRGKLKFDLTLDPPPDLAIEIDQSHSSIDKMKVYIELQVPEVWRWQKGKLTINILTDAGYVESETSLAFGLFPVKELARFMQLDAQKGENARMREFREWVRRREAASRKRSQLENV from the coding sequence ATGACTCAGACCCTAAGCGCCGCCACACCGCCAGTTAGCAGTTCCCATATTGTTCTATATGGCATCAGTTGGGAAATGTACGAACAGCTTTTGCAAGTGTTTGCAGAACAGCCAACACCACGCATGACTTACTACAAGGGAACCCTAGAACTGATGACACCCTTACCAGAACATGAAACGTATGCCTGGACTCTGGGACGGCTAGTGGTGGCACTATCTGAGGAACTCGATCTGGAAATTCGGGGTTTGAAATCTACAACTTGGCGTTCAAAACCCAAGGCTGTTGGCAAAGAAGCAGATGAATGTTTCTACATTCAAAATGAAGCCGCCGTTCGCGGTAAATTAAAATTTGACCTTACACTCGATCCACCCCCTGACTTGGCGATTGAAATCGATCAAAGCCATTCATCAATCGATAAAATGAAGGTTTATATAGAACTTCAAGTGCCGGAAGTTTGGCGGTGGCAGAAGGGAAAACTTACTATTAATATTCTAACAGATGCAGGTTATGTGGAGTCTGAAACCAGTCTAGCATTTGGCTTGTTTCCAGTAAAAGAACTCGCAAGATTTATGCAGCTAGACGCGCAGAAAGGTGAGAATGCTAGAATGCGCGAGTTTAGGGAATGGGTGCGTAGACGCGAAGCGGCTTCTCGTAAGAGATCGCAGCTAGAGAATGTGTAG
- a CDS encoding Uma2 family endonuclease: MNTLTLNLNPVIELTDEQFYHLCQINRDLRFERTAKGELIIMPPTGGETSNRNAGLNAQVWIWNDQNKLGVVFESSGGFKLPNGADRSPDAAWVKQERWDALTSEQKEKFIPLCPDFVVELRSPSDRLKVIQEKMIEYRDNGTRLGWLINRKSRKVEIYRPNQEVELIESPATLSGEDVLPGFVLNFESIW, translated from the coding sequence ATGAATACCCTAACCCTCAACCTCAACCCCGTTATTGAACTGACAGATGAGCAATTTTATCACCTATGTCAGATCAACCGCGATCTGAGATTTGAACGCACCGCGAAAGGAGAATTAATTATCATGCCACCCACAGGGGGAGAGACAAGTAACCGCAATGCTGGACTAAATGCTCAAGTTTGGATCTGGAATGACCAAAATAAACTAGGTGTAGTTTTCGAGTCATCCGGTGGTTTTAAACTGCCAAATGGTGCAGATCGTTCTCCTGATGCTGCGTGGGTTAAACAGGAACGCTGGGATGCTTTAACAAGCGAACAAAAAGAGAAATTTATTCCCCTTTGTCCTGATTTTGTGGTTGAGTTGCGTTCTCCGAGCGATCGCTTGAAAGTAATTCAGGAGAAAATGATTGAATACAGAGACAATGGCACTCGTTTGGGTTGGTTAATTAACCGCAAATCCAGAAAAGTAGAAATTTATCGTCCCAATCAAGAAGTAGAATTGATTGAATCTCCTGCTACCCTATCAGGAGAAGATGTTTTACCTGGATTTGTCCTAAATTTTGAATCAATCTGGTAA